The proteins below are encoded in one region of Saccopteryx leptura isolate mSacLep1 chromosome 1, mSacLep1_pri_phased_curated, whole genome shotgun sequence:
- the LOC136387520 gene encoding glutathione S-transferase A4-like — protein sequence MASRPKLHYFRGRGRMESIRWLLAAAGVEFEEEFLETREQYEKLLKDGRLLFGQVPLVEVDGMMLTQTRAILSYLAAKYNLYGKDEKERVRINMYADATLDLMMMVVGTLFKSPAEKEKDFALIVTRAKTRYFPVFEKILKDHGEDFLVGNTFSWADVQLLEAILMMEELNASVLSDFPLLKAFKKRISNIPTIKKFLQPGSQRQPPPDSHYAEVVRHVLQL from the exons ATGGCATCCAGACCCAAGCTCCACTACTTCCGCGGCAGGGGCCGGATGGAGTCTATCCGCTGGCTGCTGGCTGCCGCTGGAGTGGAG TTTGAAGAAGAATTTCTGGAAACGAGAGAACAATATGAGAAGTTGCTGAAGG atGGACGCCTGCTTTTCGGCCAGGTGCCTCTGGTTGAGGTGGATGGGATGATGCTGACACAGACGAGGGCCATCCTCAGCTACCTGGCTGCCAAGTACAACTTGTATGGGAAGgacgagaaagagagagtcag GATCAACATGTACGCTGATGCCACGCTGGACCTCATGATGATGGTTGTAGGGACTCTGTTCAAATCcccagcagaaaaagaaaaggactttGCCTTAATCGTGACCAGAGCTAAAACCCGTTACTTCCCGGTCTTTGAAAAG aTTTTGAAAGACCATGGAGAGGATTTTCTCGTCGGCAACACCTTCAGCTGGGCAGACGTGCAACTGTTAGAAGCTATTTTAATGATGGAAGAACTCAATGCTTCTGTTCTTTCTGACTTCCCTCTGCTCAAG GCATTTAAAAAGAGGATCAGTAACATCCCGACAATTAAGAAGTTCTTGCAGCCGGGCAGTCAGAGGCAGCCGCCCCCTGACAGCCACTACGCTGAAGTGGTCAGACACGTTCTTCAGCTCTAA